The Armatimonadota bacterium genome includes a window with the following:
- the gltB gene encoding glutamate synthase, large subunit — MAYPPKQGLYDPAYEKDSCGVGFIVHMRGEASHAIVRDALTVLRNLSHRGACGCESNTGDGAGILLQIPHEFFAAAAADCGISLPGPGRYGVGMVFLPRDPEAQKRCEQTLEDIIREEGQEVLGWRTVPVDNSSLGATAVAGEPLVRQIFVGLRSGIGSDDLAFERVLYVIRRRAENALRSPGQPSPGFYVASLSTRTIVYKGMLMSEQVESYYPELLDPRVQSALALVHSRFSTNTFPNWERSHPYRMVAHNGEINTLRGNVNAMRARQALCESDIFGERLASVMPVIDEDGSDSAMFDNVLEFLTLTGRSLPHAVMMMIPEPWEKDSRMDRKRRDFYRFHSCLMEPWDGPASIAFTDGVQIGAVLDRNGLRPSRYYVTDDGRVIMASEVGVLDVDPQKVVLKGRLQPGRIFLVDTREGRIVADEELKAAIASEHPYREWLAQNLISFHDLPEQRAAARPEPQLPLLQRQKVFGYTWEDLRFLMAPMGEDGVEPIGSMGTDTPLAALSDRPYLLYNYFKQLFAQVTNPPLDAIREEIVTSTTMLVGSEGNLLKPGAGSFRLLELDSPILTNSRLETLRSVREEGFRAVTLPMLFPASGGGEALERALEELFTSADRAIEEGANILILSDRGVDQEHAPIPALLAVSGLHHHLIRTGTRMKVSLVVESGEPREVHHMALLVGYGASAINPYLAFETLADLIANGLVREGVDYATAEKNYVKALTKGIVKTMSKMGISTIQSYRGAQIFEAVGLKEDFVERYFTGTASRVEGVGADVIAQEALARHHNAFAERAPVDRPLESGGLYQWRSDGEYHLFNPETIHKMQRAVRTGDYELFREFSRAVNDQSRHYCTLRGLLKFREDTTPVPLDEVEPVESIVRRFKTGAMSYGSISKEAHETLAIAMNRLGGKSNTGEGGEDPERYRPLPNGDSKCSAIKQVASGRFGVTSHYLMSAQEIQIKMAQGAKPGEGGQLPGHKVYPWIAKVRFSTPGVGLISPPPHHDIYSIEDLAELIHDLKNANPRARISVKLVSEVGVGTIAAGVAKAHADVVLISGYDGGTGASPLSSIKHAGVPWELGLAETHQTLVLNGLRTRIAVETDGQLRTGRDVAIAALLGAEEFGFATSPLVAIGCVMMRVCHKNTCPVGVATQDPELRRKFQGQPEHVENYMRFVAMELREIMAQLGFRTVNEMVGRSDLLVMDDAVEHWKARGLDLSRILHRPEGMPLAGQYKREEQDHGLDRSLDRRRLLEICRPALESGKQVIASIPIRNTDRVVGTILGSEVTRLYGPEGLPDGTIHLKFTGSAGQSFGAFVPRGITLELEGDANDYLGKGLCGGRIIVYPPRQSPFAAEENIIIGNVAFYGATSGEAYVCGAAGERFCVRNSGVTAVVEAVGDHGCEYMTGGRVVVLGSTGRNFAAGMSGGIAYVLDPAGDFESRCNTDMVDLFELTDDVEIEQLRRLVERHGALTGSALARRILRRWDEAVPQFVKVLPRDYRRMLEKMEEMERKGLSGEEAVMAAFEANARDLARIGGN; from the coding sequence ATGGCTTATCCACCGAAACAGGGTCTGTATGATCCCGCATACGAGAAGGATAGCTGCGGGGTCGGTTTTATCGTGCATATGCGCGGCGAGGCGAGCCACGCCATCGTTCGCGACGCCCTGACGGTGCTGCGCAACCTCAGCCACCGGGGCGCCTGCGGATGTGAGTCGAACACCGGCGACGGGGCGGGCATCCTCCTGCAGATCCCTCACGAGTTCTTCGCCGCCGCTGCGGCGGACTGCGGCATCTCCCTGCCCGGCCCGGGGCGCTACGGGGTGGGGATGGTCTTCCTGCCCCGAGATCCCGAGGCGCAGAAACGATGCGAGCAGACTCTGGAGGACATCATCCGCGAAGAGGGGCAGGAGGTGCTGGGCTGGCGCACGGTGCCGGTAGATAACTCATCGCTGGGGGCCACTGCCGTCGCCGGGGAGCCTCTGGTGCGGCAGATCTTTGTCGGCCTGCGCTCCGGCATCGGTAGCGATGATCTGGCATTCGAGCGGGTCCTCTATGTCATCCGGCGGCGTGCCGAGAACGCGCTTCGCTCGCCTGGGCAGCCGTCGCCGGGATTCTACGTGGCCAGTCTCTCCACGCGCACAATTGTCTACAAAGGGATGCTGATGAGCGAGCAGGTGGAGAGCTACTATCCCGAGTTGCTCGACCCGCGCGTGCAGAGCGCGCTTGCGCTGGTACACTCCCGCTTCAGCACCAACACGTTCCCCAACTGGGAGCGCTCGCATCCCTACCGGATGGTGGCGCACAACGGCGAGATCAATACTCTGCGGGGCAATGTGAACGCCATGCGGGCACGGCAGGCGCTGTGCGAGTCGGACATCTTCGGAGAGCGCCTTGCCAGTGTGATGCCCGTCATAGACGAGGACGGCAGCGACTCCGCCATGTTCGACAATGTGCTGGAGTTCCTTACCCTTACCGGGCGCTCGCTGCCGCACGCCGTCATGATGATGATCCCGGAGCCCTGGGAGAAGGACAGCCGGATGGACCGGAAGCGGCGCGACTTCTACCGTTTCCACAGCTGCCTCATGGAGCCCTGGGACGGCCCGGCCTCCATCGCTTTCACGGACGGGGTGCAGATCGGGGCGGTACTGGACCGCAACGGACTTCGCCCTTCCCGCTACTACGTCACCGACGACGGCCGTGTCATTATGGCATCCGAGGTCGGGGTGCTGGATGTGGATCCCCAGAAGGTGGTCCTGAAGGGCCGTCTGCAGCCGGGGCGGATATTCCTTGTGGACACCCGCGAGGGACGGATCGTTGCGGACGAGGAGCTGAAGGCCGCCATCGCAAGCGAGCATCCGTACCGGGAGTGGCTGGCGCAGAACCTTATCTCCTTCCACGACCTCCCGGAGCAGAGGGCTGCAGCGCGTCCGGAACCGCAGCTTCCGCTGCTCCAGCGTCAGAAGGTGTTCGGATACACCTGGGAGGATCTTCGCTTCCTGATGGCTCCCATGGGCGAGGACGGAGTGGAGCCCATCGGGTCCATGGGAACGGATACGCCGCTTGCAGCGCTTTCCGACCGTCCGTATCTGCTTTACAACTACTTCAAGCAGCTGTTCGCGCAGGTCACCAATCCTCCGCTGGATGCCATCCGCGAGGAGATCGTCACCAGCACCACGATGCTGGTTGGCTCGGAGGGAAACCTGCTGAAGCCTGGAGCAGGCAGCTTCCGACTGCTGGAGCTGGACTCGCCCATCCTCACAAATTCGCGGCTGGAGACTCTGCGAAGCGTGCGGGAGGAGGGATTCCGGGCGGTCACCCTGCCGATGCTCTTCCCGGCGTCCGGGGGCGGCGAGGCACTGGAGCGGGCGCTGGAGGAGCTCTTCACGTCCGCGGACAGAGCCATCGAGGAGGGCGCGAACATCCTCATCCTCTCCGACCGGGGTGTTGATCAGGAGCATGCCCCCATCCCGGCGCTCCTGGCGGTATCCGGATTGCACCATCATCTCATCCGGACGGGTACCCGGATGAAGGTATCGCTCGTGGTGGAATCCGGGGAGCCGCGGGAGGTGCACCACATGGCCCTTCTTGTGGGGTACGGCGCTTCCGCCATCAATCCCTATCTGGCCTTCGAGACGCTGGCGGACCTCATCGCAAACGGTCTGGTGCGTGAGGGCGTGGACTACGCCACTGCCGAGAAGAACTACGTCAAGGCGCTCACGAAGGGCATCGTCAAGACGATGTCCAAGATGGGCATCTCCACCATCCAGAGCTATCGGGGAGCTCAGATCTTCGAGGCGGTGGGGCTGAAAGAGGATTTCGTCGAGCGCTACTTCACCGGGACCGCTTCCCGGGTGGAGGGAGTGGGCGCGGACGTCATCGCGCAGGAAGCGCTGGCGCGTCACCACAACGCCTTCGCCGAGCGCGCTCCGGTGGACCGGCCGCTGGAGTCGGGCGGGCTGTATCAGTGGCGCAGCGACGGGGAGTATCACCTTTTCAACCCGGAAACCATCCACAAGATGCAGAGAGCCGTCCGCACCGGCGATTACGAGCTGTTCCGGGAGTTCTCCCGCGCCGTGAACGATCAGTCCCGGCACTACTGCACCCTGCGGGGGCTGCTGAAGTTCCGGGAGGACACCACCCCGGTCCCGCTGGACGAGGTGGAGCCGGTGGAGTCCATCGTCCGGCGTTTCAAGACGGGCGCCATGTCCTACGGGTCCATCAGCAAGGAGGCGCACGAGACGCTGGCCATCGCCATGAACCGGCTGGGCGGCAAGAGCAACACGGGCGAAGGCGGCGAGGATCCGGAGCGCTACCGGCCTCTTCCGAATGGTGACTCCAAATGCAGCGCCATCAAGCAGGTGGCATCGGGGCGGTTCGGGGTTACCAGCCATTATCTGATGAGCGCCCAGGAGATCCAGATCAAGATGGCGCAGGGGGCCAAGCCCGGCGAGGGCGGCCAGCTTCCGGGTCACAAGGTCTACCCCTGGATCGCAAAGGTCCGGTTCTCGACGCCGGGGGTGGGACTGATCTCTCCACCGCCCCATCACGACATCTATTCCATCGAGGATCTGGCTGAGCTCATCCACGACCTCAAGAACGCCAACCCGCGGGCGCGGATCAGCGTGAAGCTGGTCTCCGAGGTGGGCGTCGGTACCATCGCCGCCGGAGTGGCCAAGGCTCACGCGGACGTGGTGCTGATTAGCGGATACGACGGCGGGACGGGAGCATCCCCGCTTTCCAGCATCAAGCATGCCGGAGTGCCTTGGGAGCTGGGGCTCGCGGAGACGCACCAGACCCTGGTCTTGAACGGTCTGCGGACCCGCATCGCAGTTGAGACGGACGGACAGCTGCGCACAGGGCGGGATGTGGCGATCGCCGCGCTGCTGGGAGCCGAGGAGTTCGGGTTTGCGACGTCCCCCTTGGTGGCCATCGGGTGCGTCATGATGCGCGTCTGCCACAAGAACACCTGCCCGGTGGGGGTGGCGACGCAGGATCCCGAGCTGCGCCGCAAGTTCCAGGGTCAGCCGGAGCACGTGGAGAACTACATGCGCTTCGTGGCCATGGAGTTGCGGGAGATCATGGCGCAGCTTGGCTTCCGGACGGTGAACGAGATGGTGGGCCGGTCGGACTTGCTGGTGATGGACGACGCCGTGGAGCACTGGAAGGCGCGCGGGCTGGATCTCTCCCGCATCCTGCACCGGCCGGAAGGGATGCCTCTGGCGGGGCAGTACAAGCGCGAGGAGCAGGACCACGGTCTGGACCGGTCCCTGGACCGCCGCAGGCTGCTGGAGATCTGCAGGCCCGCCCTGGAAAGCGGAAAGCAGGTCATCGCCTCCATCCCTATCAGGAACACGGACCGGGTGGTGGGAACCATCCTGGGCAGCGAGGTGACCCGCTTGTATGGCCCGGAAGGTCTCCCCGACGGGACCATTCATCTGAAATTCACAGGGTCGGCGGGCCAGAGCTTCGGAGCTTTCGTGCCGCGCGGCATCACATTGGAGCTGGAAGGGGACGCCAACGACTACCTGGGCAAGGGTCTGTGCGGAGGACGCATCATCGTGTATCCTCCCCGCCAGTCGCCCTTCGCCGCCGAAGAGAATATCATCATCGGCAACGTGGCCTTCTACGGGGCTACCTCCGGCGAGGCTTACGTGTGCGGCGCTGCCGGCGAGCGGTTCTGCGTGCGCAACAGTGGTGTGACCGCAGTGGTGGAGGCTGTCGGAGACCACGGGTGCGAGTACATGACCGGCGGACGCGTGGTGGTCCTGGGTTCTACAGGACGCAACTTCGCGGCCGGTATGTCCGGCGGGATCGCCTATGTGTTGGATCCGGCTGGCGACTTCGAATCGCGCTGTAACACGGACATGGTGGACCTCTTCGAGCTGACCGACGACGTCGAGATCGAGCAGTTGCGGAGGTTGGTCGAGCGCCACGGTGCCCTAACCGGCAGCGCGCTGGCCAGACGCATCCTGCGGCGCTGGGACGAGGCTGTTCCGCAGTTCGTCAAGGTGCTGCCCAGAGACTATCGCCGGATGCTGGAGAAGATGGAAGAGATGGAGCGGAAAGGTCTCTCCGGAGAAGAGGCTGTCATGGCGGCTTTCGAGGCGAACGCGCGGGATCTGGCGC
- the rbsK gene encoding ribokinase, translating into MPHITVIGSSNTDMIISVENLPAPGETVIGGAFSMAAGGKGANQAVAAARLGAQVAFVACLGVDTFGEQALAGFRAEGIDTSHIVRTPEAPSGVALIFVDGQGENVIAVAPGANALLTPDDVRNAAEAIRSADVVLAQLEVPLEAVETAAEIAAETGVPFLLNPAPARDLPPELLQKTAVLTPNETEAALLAGAINDRRSPQEVGYLLLERGVGAVVMTLGARGALAVTPQSAEWIPAPRVKAVDTTAAGDCFSAALAVGVAEGMSVAEAAHFAARAAAISVTRRGAQPSLPTREELAMSGG; encoded by the coding sequence ATGCCCCACATCACAGTGATCGGAAGCTCCAACACGGACATGATCATCTCCGTCGAGAATCTGCCCGCACCCGGAGAGACGGTCATCGGCGGAGCGTTTTCTATGGCCGCCGGCGGAAAAGGAGCCAATCAGGCCGTGGCCGCCGCACGCCTTGGGGCGCAGGTCGCCTTTGTCGCCTGTCTGGGGGTGGATACCTTCGGCGAGCAGGCGCTCGCGGGCTTCCGGGCGGAGGGCATAGATACCTCCCACATCGTCCGCACGCCGGAGGCGCCCTCGGGAGTGGCGCTGATCTTCGTGGACGGCCAGGGCGAAAACGTTATCGCCGTGGCTCCCGGCGCAAACGCTCTGCTGACTCCGGATGATGTCCGGAATGCTGCTGAGGCCATCCGGTCTGCGGACGTGGTCCTGGCTCAGCTGGAAGTTCCGCTTGAAGCTGTGGAAACGGCCGCCGAAATCGCCGCAGAAACCGGTGTTCCGTTCCTTCTGAACCCTGCTCCGGCCCGGGATTTGCCGCCGGAGCTGCTTCAAAAAACAGCCGTTCTGACGCCGAACGAAACCGAGGCGGCACTGCTCGCAGGCGCGATAAATGACAGACGGTCCCCACAAGAGGTGGGATATCTTTTACTGGAAAGAGGAGTGGGGGCGGTGGTGATGACTCTGGGCGCGAGGGGCGCCCTGGCAGTCACACCCCAATCCGCGGAATGGATTCCCGCCCCTCGGGTGAAGGCGGTGGACACCACCGCCGCCGGGGACTGCTTCAGCGCCGCGCTTGCGGTGGGTGTGGCCGAAGGAATGTCTGTCGCGGAGGCGGCGCATTTCGCAGCCAGGGCGGCTGCCATCTCGGTCACGCGCCGGGGCGCGCAACCCTCGCTTCCCACGCGCGAAGAGTTGGCAATGTCAGGCGGCTGA
- a CDS encoding MFS transporter: MNLDHTSETRDAGGIARDQPAARWSVLLAIGAGTFMSALDGSVVNTILPVVARDFGSGVASVQWVVTVYLLVVSGSLLGFGRLGDIFGHGRVYLSGMGLFVAASAMCGVAPTLPLLVLGRALQGVGAAMLFANGPAILTRAFPATRRGQVLGLQATMTYLGLTAGPSVGGALAQAFSWRAVYFVNVPVGLAALALGMRRVPREDGGAAGESFDLPGAAAFTCSLVVLLLALNRGHDWGWSSPGLLGLIVASAAGFGLFLRIERTSRHPMLELSLFSERLFSASAASALMNYMSISSMTFVLPFLLVEGRGLSVGHAGLLMTAQPLVMAFTAPLSGTLSDRIGSRIPATAGMILVSLGMAMLAWTGPGQGLVAVGAALMLVGLGAGLFTSPNNSALMGSAPRNRQGIASGVLAVARNLGFALGVGVSGAVFTTALDRGSHSAGALVLGARASCAVAAVIAAAGAFASGTRDAGRQSSGKATSAA; the protein is encoded by the coding sequence TTGAATCTGGACCACACATCCGAGACGCGTGACGCCGGCGGGATAGCGAGGGATCAGCCTGCCGCCCGGTGGAGTGTGCTGCTTGCCATCGGCGCGGGGACGTTCATGTCGGCGCTGGACGGCAGCGTCGTCAACACCATTCTTCCGGTGGTGGCCAGGGATTTTGGTTCAGGGGTTGCATCGGTCCAGTGGGTGGTGACCGTCTATCTGCTCGTCGTCAGCGGGAGCCTGCTGGGATTCGGCCGGCTGGGCGATATCTTCGGTCACGGCCGCGTCTACCTTTCAGGGATGGGCCTGTTCGTGGCGGCTTCCGCAATGTGCGGCGTAGCGCCCACACTTCCGCTTCTCGTGCTTGGACGCGCCCTTCAGGGCGTGGGGGCTGCGATGCTTTTCGCGAACGGCCCCGCCATCCTGACGCGCGCCTTCCCCGCGACCCGCCGCGGGCAAGTTCTGGGCCTGCAGGCCACCATGACCTATCTGGGCCTTACGGCCGGCCCTTCCGTGGGCGGGGCCCTGGCGCAGGCGTTCTCTTGGCGAGCGGTGTATTTCGTCAACGTGCCGGTGGGCTTGGCGGCTCTGGCTCTCGGGATGCGCCGCGTGCCCCGGGAGGACGGCGGGGCGGCAGGAGAAAGCTTCGACCTGCCGGGCGCGGCTGCCTTCACCTGCTCACTTGTGGTGCTTCTTCTAGCCCTGAACCGGGGGCACGACTGGGGCTGGTCCTCGCCCGGACTGCTGGGTCTCATAGTGGCCTCCGCCGCCGGATTCGGGTTGTTCCTCCGTATCGAGCGCACCTCCCGCCATCCCATGCTGGAACTGTCTCTGTTCTCGGAGCGCCTGTTCAGCGCCTCCGCCGCCAGCGCCTTGATGAACTATATGTCCATCTCCAGCATGACGTTCGTGCTTCCGTTCCTGCTGGTCGAGGGACGGGGACTCTCTGTGGGGCACGCCGGCCTGCTGATGACCGCGCAGCCGCTGGTCATGGCGTTCACCGCTCCGCTGAGCGGCACGCTTTCTGACAGGATAGGCTCCCGCATTCCAGCCACAGCTGGAATGATCCTGGTGTCGCTGGGGATGGCCATGCTTGCCTGGACCGGGCCCGGGCAGGGGCTTGTTGCTGTCGGCGCGGCGCTCATGCTGGTGGGACTGGGAGCAGGCCTGTTCACGTCGCCGAACAACAGCGCTCTGATGGGCTCGGCGCCGCGCAACCGACAGGGCATCGCATCCGGTGTGCTGGCCGTGGCCAGGAATCTGGGATTCGCGCTGGGGGTGGGTGTCTCCGGAGCCGTATTCACTACTGCGCTGGATCGGGGCTCTCACTCGGCAGGAGCGCTGGTGTTGGGAGCCCGGGCCAGCTGTGCAGTTGCCGCTGTTATCGCTGCGGCCGGCGCTTTCGCTTCCGGAACCCGGGACGCCGGACGGCAGTCTTCCGGCAAAGCGACCTCAGCCGCCTGA
- a CDS encoding 4Fe-4S ferredoxin, giving the protein MAYVITEACLGTKDKSCVEACPVDCIHGTDEDPQLYIDPETCIDCGACEPVCPVSAIFPDYNVPEELQQYIQINADYFKNRE; this is encoded by the coding sequence ATGGCTTATGTGATAACAGAGGCGTGCCTGGGCACCAAAGATAAGTCGTGCGTGGAAGCATGCCCGGTGGACTGCATCCACGGGACGGATGAAGATCCGCAGCTCTATATCGATCCGGAAACGTGTATCGATTGCGGGGCGTGCGAGCCGGTGTGTCCCGTCTCCGCCATCTTCCCGGACTACAACGTCCCGGAGGAGCTGCAGCAGTACATCCAGATCAACGCGGACTATTTCAAGAACAGGGAGTAA
- a CDS encoding oxidoreductase, producing the protein MNSRLRIGILSFAHGHVNAYAKQILTFEDAELVACWDDDVQRGQAYAQAFGITFVPHLEDMLSRRDLDCLIIASETVKHGALAVAAVEAGHNVLLQKPMALTLEECDRIIRAVENRGVWFSLAFQMRCDPANIRMREIVRSGALGKIGTIRRRHCIGVLFDRAFCEGPTRWHLSAEANRGMFFDDAIHPMDWLFWTVGEQPVSVMAEIGNILTDVAPDDTGCALFRFRDGMLADIYNSSVTRAAENTTEIYGDKGVIIQNHGDGPSNAILPPCPVAVKMFLADEPWKGWQDLGIPIPAGHGERISAVARAFVDALRLGEPICSAREGRVSVEMCLAAYESAASGQRVAITQDPA; encoded by the coding sequence ATGAACAGCAGACTCAGGATTGGTATCCTCTCATTTGCGCACGGCCACGTGAACGCCTACGCGAAGCAGATCCTCACATTCGAAGATGCGGAGCTGGTGGCGTGCTGGGATGATGATGTCCAGCGGGGACAAGCCTACGCGCAGGCGTTCGGCATCACCTTCGTTCCGCATCTGGAGGACATGCTTTCGCGGCGCGATCTGGATTGCCTGATCATCGCCAGCGAGACAGTCAAGCACGGCGCACTGGCTGTCGCCGCCGTAGAAGCCGGGCACAACGTGCTGCTGCAGAAGCCGATGGCGCTGACGCTTGAGGAATGCGACCGCATCATCCGGGCGGTGGAGAACAGGGGCGTCTGGTTCAGCCTTGCCTTTCAGATGCGATGCGACCCGGCCAACATCCGCATGAGAGAGATCGTCCGGTCGGGCGCGCTGGGAAAGATCGGGACCATCCGGCGGCGCCACTGCATCGGGGTGCTCTTCGACCGGGCTTTCTGCGAGGGGCCCACCCGCTGGCACCTCTCTGCGGAAGCCAATCGCGGGATGTTCTTCGACGACGCCATCCACCCAATGGACTGGCTCTTCTGGACGGTGGGGGAGCAACCGGTCTCGGTGATGGCGGAGATCGGGAACATCCTGACGGACGTCGCCCCGGACGACACGGGCTGCGCTCTGTTCCGGTTCCGCGACGGCATGCTGGCGGATATTTACAACTCCAGCGTCACGCGCGCTGCCGAGAACACCACGGAGATCTACGGCGACAAGGGCGTCATCATCCAGAATCACGGGGACGGGCCGTCCAATGCCATTCTTCCTCCCTGCCCCGTGGCGGTGAAGATGTTCCTGGCCGATGAACCCTGGAAAGGTTGGCAGGATCTGGGCATCCCCATCCCAGCAGGGCACGGGGAGCGCATATCGGCCGTGGCGAGGGCCTTTGTGGACGCGCTGCGGCTCGGCGAGCCCATCTGCTCCGCCCGTGAGGGACGGGTTTCCGTGGAGATGTGCCTGGCGGCCTACGAATCGGCCGCCAGCGGCCAGCGGGTGGCCATCACTCAGGACCCGGCCTGA
- the nirA gene encoding ferredoxin--nitrite reductase — translation MPNPIEDLKKRKDGLDVLADIYRYAREGYESIDPDDFNLFKWYGLYEQKPRGGGHFMMRIKVHGGHYTAAQMREVGLLANQYARGFGDITTRQAFQLHWLRIEDVPDIFSRLERVGLTTVGACGDIMRNITNCPVAGCDRHEIFDAQPDVLRVSKHFLGNREYSNLPRKYKVSISACAVNCTFPQINCVAFVGVPHGPEGVAEEGYNIYIGGGLSTAPHFAKPVNIFATRDQVLDYAVAITEIYRDHGGRDRRTRARLKFLMDDWGPEKFREEIAARVPFEPYPASGHPLRDAHHDHLGIHPQKQDGKCYIGVTVKIGRITGDQMLGAADIAERYGSGRLANTISQNFIVFDIPEDRVEEAAAELRALGFDIGETTVKSDCVVCTGKEFCNLAVTETKGLMSEVISYLEDNVTWDRRIRVHMTGCPNNCGQQVISDIGLQGASTKIDGREVECYDFHVGGGLGEDPSFVRKIARRIAAEDVKLGVANIVRAYQQTRSNGESFRDWTRRYSDEELAQMIGVVDVKVKYGAQAGS, via the coding sequence TTGCCCAATCCCATTGAAGATCTGAAGAAAAGGAAAGACGGGCTGGATGTTCTGGCGGATATCTACCGCTACGCCCGCGAGGGCTACGAGTCCATAGACCCCGACGACTTCAATCTGTTCAAGTGGTATGGCCTGTACGAGCAGAAGCCGAGGGGTGGCGGTCACTTCATGATGCGCATCAAGGTGCACGGGGGGCACTATACCGCGGCCCAGATGCGCGAGGTGGGGCTCCTGGCGAACCAGTACGCCCGCGGATTCGGCGACATTACCACCCGGCAGGCGTTCCAGCTTCACTGGCTGCGCATTGAGGACGTGCCGGACATCTTTAGCCGGCTGGAGCGCGTGGGGCTGACTACAGTGGGCGCTTGCGGGGATATCATGCGTAACATCACCAACTGCCCCGTGGCGGGCTGCGACCGGCACGAGATTTTCGACGCGCAGCCGGACGTCCTGCGCGTCTCGAAACACTTCCTGGGGAACCGGGAATACTCCAACCTGCCCAGGAAGTACAAGGTCTCCATTTCGGCCTGCGCCGTGAACTGCACTTTTCCCCAGATCAACTGTGTGGCTTTCGTGGGGGTGCCTCATGGGCCCGAAGGCGTGGCTGAGGAGGGCTACAACATCTACATCGGCGGCGGCCTCTCCACCGCCCCTCATTTCGCGAAGCCCGTGAACATTTTCGCGACGCGAGACCAGGTGCTGGACTACGCAGTGGCCATCACGGAGATCTACCGCGACCACGGCGGTCGCGATCGACGCACCCGCGCCCGCCTGAAGTTCCTGATGGACGACTGGGGGCCGGAGAAGTTCCGCGAAGAGATCGCGGCTCGCGTGCCATTTGAGCCCTATCCGGCCAGCGGTCATCCCCTGCGGGATGCCCACCACGACCACCTGGGCATCCATCCGCAGAAGCAGGACGGAAAGTGCTATATCGGCGTCACGGTCAAGATCGGGCGGATCACGGGTGACCAGATGCTCGGCGCTGCCGACATCGCGGAGCGATACGGTAGTGGCCGACTGGCCAACACCATCTCACAGAACTTTATTGTCTTCGACATTCCGGAAGATCGCGTAGAGGAGGCGGCTGCGGAGCTGCGCGCGCTGGGCTTCGATATCGGGGAGACCACGGTCAAGTCCGACTGCGTGGTGTGCACCGGCAAAGAGTTCTGCAACCTGGCCGTCACTGAGACCAAAGGGCTGATGAGCGAGGTCATCAGCTATCTGGAAGATAACGTCACCTGGGACCGCCGCATCCGCGTCCATATGACAGGCTGCCCGAATAACTGCGGACAGCAGGTCATCTCGGACATCGGACTGCAGGGAGCCTCCACAAAGATCGATGGACGCGAGGTGGAGTGCTACGACTTCCACGTGGGTGGAGGACTGGGAGAAGATCCCAGCTTCGTCCGGAAGATTGCCCGCCGGATCGCTGCGGAGGACGTGAAACTGGGGGTCGCAAACATCGTTCGCGCCTACCAGCAGACCCGTTCCAACGGTGAGAGTTTCCGGGACTGGACCCGCCGCTACTCCGATGAGGAGCTGGCGCAGATGATCGGGGTGGTGGATGTGAAAGTGAAATACGGCGCTCAGGCCGGGTCCTGA